A genomic stretch from Candidatus Nitrotoga arctica includes:
- the nth gene encoding endonuclease III: MNPTKRQEIFLRLQAANPHPTTELEYHSAFELLVAVILSAQATDVSVNTATRQLFPIANTPRSMLDLSEEKLRGYVQRIGLYKTKAKHIIQTCRLLLENNDGKVPQTREALEALPGVGRKTASVVLNTAFGQPTIAVDTHIFRVSNRTGLAPGKTTLEVEQKLLKFVPDKFKHDAHHWLILHGRYICQARKPKCGICSIVDLCEYRHKEI; encoded by the coding sequence GTGAATCCAACAAAACGCCAAGAAATTTTTCTACGCCTGCAAGCGGCCAACCCTCACCCTACCACTGAATTGGAATACCACTCAGCGTTCGAGCTCCTTGTGGCGGTGATCCTATCGGCACAAGCTACCGATGTCAGCGTAAATACTGCCACCCGGCAATTATTCCCGATAGCGAACACGCCTCGGAGCATGCTCGATCTGAGCGAAGAAAAATTGCGCGGCTATGTACAACGCATCGGCCTTTACAAAACCAAGGCAAAGCACATCATTCAAACCTGTCGACTATTATTGGAAAATAATGATGGCAAAGTGCCGCAAACACGCGAGGCGCTGGAAGCTCTTCCGGGTGTAGGACGCAAGACCGCAAGCGTAGTGCTCAACACTGCTTTCGGCCAACCCACCATCGCAGTAGATACACACATTTTCCGCGTATCCAACCGCACCGGCCTTGCCCCCGGCAAAACGACGCTGGAAGTAGAACAAAAACTGCTCAAGTTCGTACCGGACAAATTCAAACATGATGCACACCATTGGCTGATCCTGCATGGACGCTATATATGTCAAGCACGCAAGCCAAAATGTGGCATTTGTAGCATCGTTGATCTGTGCGAATACCGCCACAAGGAAATATAA
- a CDS encoding phenylacetate--CoA ligase family protein, producing the protein MASLYTKLVAHTLFPLHERLMQRPTFGYVDELEKSQWLSRAGVEQLQMHKLKLLLQSAEQHSPWHAERIHAAGLEPRSDAPLTLEALRRLPTMTKQDATRNVEQLVWRDIPGGAFKYNTGGSSGQPLIFHYGRLRQASDAAGRIRARRWWGVEVGDREVYLWGAPVELNKTGHIKALRDRLLNQLVLNAFDMSAANMDAYIEAIRRFQPKCIYGYASSLALLAAHARERSTRLRLPSLKVVCTTGEPLYPHQRKLIEETFGVPAANEFGSRDIGFTAHETPDGQMLLMSESIILEVLDTQGNPVAPGESGEAVMTGLCSHAQPFIRYRTGDVVRYANDTCKAGRGLHVIGEVVGRTTDFVVRSDGTIMHALAVIYVLRATEGIDEFKFIQHSIQDVEILVVRNPDWTEQSRDKAVSGIQARLGNNVRIELRLVDSIPPEVSGKYRYVVSHVPLQSGLDSALRESPPTMQPEKI; encoded by the coding sequence ATGGCCAGTCTCTATACCAAATTGGTGGCGCATACCCTGTTTCCTCTGCATGAACGGCTGATGCAGCGCCCTACTTTCGGCTACGTGGACGAGCTGGAAAAGAGCCAATGGTTGTCTCGCGCAGGGGTCGAGCAATTACAGATGCACAAGCTCAAACTACTGCTCCAGTCGGCGGAACAACACAGCCCATGGCATGCCGAGCGCATTCACGCCGCCGGTCTGGAGCCGCGCAGCGACGCGCCGCTCACCCTGGAAGCACTGCGCCGCTTACCCACCATGACCAAGCAGGACGCCACTCGCAACGTCGAGCAACTGGTCTGGCGCGACATTCCCGGCGGGGCCTTTAAATACAATACTGGCGGTTCCAGCGGCCAGCCGCTGATCTTTCACTATGGACGCCTGCGCCAAGCCTCTGATGCCGCCGGGCGCATACGCGCACGGCGCTGGTGGGGCGTCGAGGTGGGTGACCGAGAAGTCTATCTCTGGGGCGCGCCGGTCGAGTTGAACAAAACCGGCCATATCAAAGCGTTGCGGGATCGGCTGCTCAACCAGCTGGTGCTAAATGCTTTCGACATGTCGGCAGCCAATATGGATGCCTACATCGAAGCCATTCGCCGGTTCCAGCCTAAATGCATTTACGGCTACGCCAGTAGCTTGGCTCTGCTGGCGGCACACGCGAGGGAACGCAGCACCAGGCTCAGGTTGCCCTCGCTCAAGGTGGTATGTACCACCGGCGAACCGCTTTATCCGCACCAGCGCAAACTGATCGAAGAAACTTTCGGCGTTCCCGCCGCCAATGAATTCGGCAGCCGCGACATTGGTTTCACCGCCCACGAAACCCCAGATGGCCAGATGCTATTGATGAGCGAAAGCATCATCCTCGAAGTCCTCGATACACAAGGCAATCCGGTCGCGCCCGGCGAATCCGGCGAAGCAGTCATGACCGGACTCTGTTCTCACGCACAGCCCTTTATCCGTTACCGCACCGGCGACGTGGTACGCTACGCGAACGACACCTGCAAAGCCGGACGTGGGCTACACGTGATTGGAGAGGTAGTGGGCCGCACCACAGATTTTGTGGTGCGCTCCGATGGCACGATCATGCATGCGCTTGCGGTAATCTACGTACTGCGGGCAACGGAGGGCATCGACGAGTTCAAATTCATCCAGCACAGCATTCAGGACGTAGAGATTTTGGTGGTGCGAAACCCTGATTGGACCGAGCAGTCTCGCGACAAGGCCGTGAGCGGAATTCAAGCTCGACTCGGCAACAACGTGCGGATCGAACTACGATTGGTGGACTCTATTCCGCCAGAAGTTTCGGGCAAGTACCGCTACGTGGTGAGCCACGTGCCGCTGCAATCGGGCCTGGATAGCGCACTCCGAGAATCGCCGCCTACCATGCAACCGGAAAAAATTTAA
- a CDS encoding right-handed parallel beta-helix repeat-containing protein, whose product MLKKSTAVYLFTILCTLMVTPAQARQRSFVASYGNDANICDTFFPCRTFAKALTVTDPNGEVLALDSSGYGPVTLTQSVSLAAVPGAYAGIAVFPGTSGVTIGAGVSVVLRGLTINGLGGDNGILLSGISDLSIENCVISNLSGAGQHGVLVNAAATVRMVDTLVRDNDIGIQLQGGATTDISGSKFLGNNTGILVTSTASTITAVAISDTLVTGGVNGIEASSGTSGTSQINVIRATVTDNTVGVKTSASPGFARINLSDSMVTGNGTGLSQATSGTLNSLGNNTVTDNTPNTSGTIGSVPPM is encoded by the coding sequence ATGCTTAAAAAATCAACAGCCGTATATTTGTTTACCATTCTGTGTACCCTCATGGTTACTCCTGCACAGGCCCGCCAACGGTCCTTTGTCGCTTCTTACGGGAATGACGCCAATATATGCGACACCTTCTTCCCATGCCGCACGTTTGCCAAGGCGCTAACCGTGACCGATCCCAACGGCGAAGTCTTGGCGCTCGATTCTTCCGGCTATGGTCCCGTCACGCTCACCCAATCAGTATCGCTGGCGGCGGTCCCTGGTGCCTATGCCGGCATTGCCGTCTTTCCCGGGACATCCGGGGTGACGATTGGCGCAGGCGTGAGTGTAGTGCTGCGTGGTCTGACCATTAACGGCCTGGGCGGCGATAACGGGATTTTGCTGAGCGGCATCAGCGATCTTTCGATTGAAAACTGTGTCATTTCTAATTTGTCAGGTGCTGGGCAACACGGCGTTTTAGTCAATGCGGCGGCAACGGTGCGGATGGTCGACACACTTGTTCGCGACAATGACATTGGCATTCAGCTTCAGGGGGGGGCAACCACTGATATCTCGGGCTCGAAGTTTCTCGGAAATAACACTGGCATCCTCGTTACAAGCACAGCGAGCACAATTACGGCTGTTGCCATCAGTGATACCCTCGTGACGGGGGGAGTCAACGGCATTGAGGCATCTTCAGGCACATCCGGAACTTCCCAAATTAATGTAATTCGTGCGACAGTCACGGATAATACCGTAGGTGTAAAAACGTCTGCCTCGCCCGGATTCGCCAGGATAAACCTCAGCGACAGCATGGTGACAGGAAACGGAACAGGGCTTTCTCAGGCCACTAGCGGAACGCTGAACTCACTGGGCAATAACACTGTAACGGATAACACACCTAATACTTCCGGCACAATTGGCTCTGTACCTCCCATGTAA
- the mog gene encoding molybdopterin adenylyltransferase, with amino-acid sequence MTNTLKIGLISISDRASNGVYQDAGLPALQEWFTQTLTSPWQCVTRLIPDEQTMIEATLIELADQEKCHLILTTGGTGPALRDVTPEATLAVAHKVLPGFGEQMRAVSLRYVPTAILSRQLGVTRGQSLILNLPGQPKAIKETLDGIFAAVPYCIDLIGGPYVETNPDVLTSFRPKSAQRQK; translated from the coding sequence ATGACAAATACACTTAAAATTGGCCTTATTTCAATTAGCGACCGAGCCAGCAATGGCGTTTATCAGGACGCTGGCTTACCAGCGCTGCAAGAGTGGTTTACACAGACGCTGACTAGCCCATGGCAATGTGTCACACGCTTGATACCGGATGAACAGACGATGATTGAGGCTACCCTGATTGAGTTAGCAGATCAGGAAAAGTGCCATCTGATCTTGACTACTGGAGGAACCGGTCCAGCGTTACGCGATGTTACGCCGGAGGCTACATTGGCCGTGGCACACAAGGTGTTACCTGGTTTTGGAGAACAAATGCGTGCAGTCAGCCTGCGTTATGTTCCTACGGCAATTTTGTCACGCCAGCTTGGCGTGACACGCGGACAGTCCCTGATTCTGAATTTGCCTGGGCAACCGAAGGCAATAAAGGAAACACTGGATGGAATTTTTGCCGCCGTGCCTTACTGCATAGATTTGATTGGTGGGCCCTACGTAGAAACAAATCCAGACGTATTAACGTCATTCCGTCCCAAGTCAGCGCAACGACAAAAATAA
- the moaC gene encoding cyclic pyranopterin monophosphate synthase MoaC, which produces MTNGMTHFDQDGQAHMVDVAGKSETQRIAKASGNIKMSPSTLELIASGTAKKGDVLGVARIAAIQASKRTAELIPLCHPLYLTHVAVEFHLDHESSTVECIATAETFGRTGVEIEAMTAVSIALLTIYDMCKAVDRGMEINRLRLLEKQGGRSGHWQAA; this is translated from the coding sequence ATGACAAATGGCATGACCCACTTCGATCAAGACGGACAGGCACATATGGTGGATGTTGCTGGCAAGAGCGAGACCCAGCGTATCGCAAAAGCGTCCGGTAATATCAAAATGAGTCCCAGCACGCTGGAATTGATTGCTTCCGGCACAGCCAAGAAGGGCGATGTGCTGGGTGTAGCGCGCATTGCTGCGATACAGGCGAGTAAGCGTACCGCCGAATTAATTCCATTATGTCACCCGCTGTATCTGACTCATGTTGCGGTGGAGTTTCATCTCGACCATGAGAGTAGTACGGTGGAATGCATCGCGACCGCAGAAACGTTTGGCCGCACCGGTGTCGAAATAGAAGCCATGACCGCAGTGAGTATCGCTCTGTTAACGATCTATGATATGTGCAAGGCGGTTGATCGTGGCATGGAAATTAACCGGTTACGCTTACTGGAAAAACAGGGTGGGCGTTCGGGGCATTGGCAAGCTGCATAA
- a CDS encoding putative O-glycosylation ligase, exosortase A system-associated produces MRDLIVTAIVFGLLPMALSRPYVGLYLYSWLSYMNPHRLAWGFATSMPFAYIVAITTLISIFSSKEPKHMPWTREMTVLLMYVLWMSVTTYFAFFSNLAWEQLQKVLKIQIMIFLTPLVINNRQRLHGLVWVIALSLGFYGVKGGIFTILKGGAHRVQGPPGTFIDGNNEIALALLMTIPLMRYLQLNETRKWLHQGLGAAMVLTAVSAIGSQSRGALVGAAVMGSIFWVKSRNKFFTSIMLVAAIGMVALVMPQEWYDRMSTIKTYEQDASARGRINAWWTAWNVAKARLTGGGFEMFQYQTFQVYAPDPIDVHDVHSVYFEVLGEHGFIGLGLWLLLALLTWQTGSWVIKQAKRDPDKKWAADLAAMGQVSMIGFATAGAFLGLSNFDLYYHLLMIIVLTKIILLKERAQTASASILLKEETQTINAIAATRQPKSL; encoded by the coding sequence GTGCGTGACTTGATCGTCACTGCCATAGTGTTTGGGCTTTTACCTATGGCTTTATCGCGTCCATATGTTGGCCTTTACCTTTATTCCTGGTTGAGCTACATGAATCCCCATCGGCTGGCTTGGGGTTTCGCGACCTCCATGCCCTTTGCCTATATCGTGGCAATTACAACATTGATTAGCATATTCTCTTCAAAAGAGCCGAAGCACATGCCATGGACGCGCGAGATGACGGTGCTGCTCATGTATGTTTTATGGATGTCGGTAACCACATATTTTGCATTTTTCTCCAATCTGGCCTGGGAGCAATTGCAAAAAGTCCTCAAAATTCAAATCATGATCTTTCTTACACCTCTGGTGATAAATAATCGCCAACGGTTGCATGGGCTGGTTTGGGTAATAGCACTGTCACTTGGTTTTTATGGGGTGAAAGGCGGAATTTTCACGATACTGAAAGGGGGTGCACATCGTGTTCAGGGACCGCCAGGAACATTCATCGACGGTAACAATGAAATCGCTCTGGCTTTGCTAATGACTATTCCTCTGATGCGCTATTTACAGTTGAATGAGACACGCAAGTGGCTGCACCAAGGATTGGGGGCGGCAATGGTACTCACCGCCGTTTCGGCTATTGGCTCACAATCTCGAGGTGCCTTGGTGGGCGCGGCGGTAATGGGCTCAATCTTCTGGGTGAAAAGCCGGAATAAATTCTTCACCAGCATTATGCTTGTAGCCGCGATCGGTATGGTGGCCCTGGTCATGCCGCAAGAGTGGTATGACCGCATGTCCACCATTAAAACTTATGAGCAGGATGCATCTGCTCGAGGCCGAATTAACGCTTGGTGGACAGCATGGAATGTGGCTAAAGCCCGTCTCACAGGCGGCGGATTTGAAATGTTCCAGTATCAAACATTCCAGGTGTACGCTCCAGATCCGATCGATGTCCATGATGTACATAGCGTATATTTTGAAGTGCTGGGTGAGCATGGGTTTATCGGACTTGGACTATGGTTATTACTTGCTCTCTTGACGTGGCAAACCGGCTCCTGGGTAATAAAACAGGCGAAACGCGATCCTGACAAAAAATGGGCAGCGGATTTAGCCGCGATGGGACAAGTAAGCATGATTGGCTTTGCGACGGCGGGAGCCTTTCTTGGGCTATCCAATTTCGATCTCTATTACCACCTACTGATGATTATTGTACTGACTAAAATAATCTTATTAAAAGAGCGAGCGCAGACGGCCAGTGCATCAATCTTATTAAAAGAGGAAACGCAAACAATCAATGCAATTGCAGCTACGCGTCAACCCAAAAGTCTATAG
- a CDS encoding cob(I)yrinic acid a,c-diamide adenosyltransferase: MANRLSKIVTRTGDKGSTGLADGTRVEKYCARIHAIGSVDELNSHLGVLLAETVPDDVRELLLHVQHDLFDLGGALAYPAAQFAEDKLLHMDDAIAHYNADLPPLKEFILPGGSRAAAQCHVARTVARRAERDFAALAQLEAVPQHGLPYLNRLSDLLFILCRVLNRTMGQEETLWQRKSVKLQET, from the coding sequence GTGGCTAATCGTTTAAGCAAAATTGTCACCCGCACCGGGGATAAAGGAAGCACCGGACTAGCCGACGGCACGCGCGTGGAAAAATATTGCGCACGCATTCACGCTATCGGCAGCGTAGATGAACTCAACAGCCACCTCGGCGTACTTCTCGCTGAAACCGTACCGGATGACGTGCGCGAATTACTGTTACATGTACAGCATGACCTGTTCGATCTCGGTGGCGCGCTAGCATATCCTGCTGCGCAATTTGCCGAAGACAAGCTCCTGCACATGGATGACGCCATTGCTCACTACAACGCCGACCTGCCACCACTTAAGGAATTCATCCTGCCGGGTGGATCCAGAGCAGCGGCGCAATGCCACGTAGCGCGTACCGTGGCACGCCGCGCTGAACGAGACTTCGCCGCACTAGCTCAGCTCGAAGCCGTGCCACAACATGGCCTGCCCTACCTAAACCGTCTTTCTGACTTATTGTTCATACTGTGTCGTGTACTCAATCGCACAATGGGGCAAGAAGAAACTTTATGGCAAAGAAAATCAGTAAAGCTGCAAGAGACATAA
- a CDS encoding molybdenum cofactor biosynthesis protein MoaE produces the protein MSVLIQEDDFDLASELTALRSGNSKVGAMVSFVGLVRDFSHNETIESIYLEYYPGMTEKALNKIIAEATERWSLINVRVIHRIGQLFANDQIVLVATTALHRGEAFAGCEFIIDYLKTAAPFWKKEQTREGSQWLETRDTDVKRMEHWHNDTVRKSA, from the coding sequence ATGAGCGTGTTGATACAGGAAGACGATTTTGACCTTGCCTCCGAATTGACAGCTCTGCGTTCCGGAAACTCAAAAGTGGGCGCCATGGTTAGTTTTGTCGGTTTAGTGCGCGATTTTAGTCATAATGAAACGATAGAAAGTATTTATCTTGAATACTATCCTGGTATGACTGAAAAGGCGCTGAATAAAATCATTGCTGAGGCGACTGAACGCTGGAGTTTAATAAATGTTCGTGTGATCCACCGCATTGGACAGTTGTTTGCAAACGATCAGATTGTGCTGGTGGCGACTACGGCATTGCATCGTGGTGAAGCATTTGCGGGCTGTGAATTTATCATTGACTACTTGAAAACTGCCGCTCCATTCTGGAAAAAAGAACAAACCAGGGAAGGTTCACAGTGGCTCGAAACACGTGACACAGACGTGAAACGCATGGAACATTGGCATAACGATACAGTCAGGAAATCAGCATGA
- the mobB gene encoding molybdopterin-guanine dinucleotide biosynthesis protein B — protein MFDKKIMGFAGYSGSGKTTLLEKVIPFLTAQGLRIAVIKHAHHDFDIDKPGKDTYRHRKAGAGEVLIVSSQRWALMHELNDEPEPSLEYLCSRFSGYDLILAEGYKHAAIPKLEVHRKETGSESLYPSEPGIIAVVTNSKDKFPLPVLDIDAPKEVAAFILDYFQGKL, from the coding sequence ATGTTTGATAAAAAAATAATGGGCTTCGCGGGTTATTCCGGTAGCGGCAAAACGACGTTGCTGGAGAAAGTAATCCCTTTTCTGACTGCACAAGGCTTGCGCATTGCTGTTATCAAGCATGCTCACCATGATTTTGACATCGATAAACCGGGTAAAGATACCTACCGGCATCGCAAGGCAGGCGCAGGCGAAGTATTGATTGTTTCATCGCAAAGATGGGCGTTAATGCATGAGCTGAACGATGAACCGGAACCTAGTCTGGAATATCTCTGTTCACGGTTTTCAGGTTATGACCTCATATTGGCGGAAGGTTACAAGCATGCGGCCATACCAAAACTGGAGGTGCATCGCAAAGAAACCGGGTCTGAGAGTCTATATCCATCTGAACCGGGTATTATTGCAGTGGTGACAAATAGCAAAGACAAATTCCCGCTACCTGTGCTTGATATTGACGCGCCAAAGGAAGTAGCCGCGTTTATTCTGGATTATTTTCAAGGAAAGTTATGA
- a CDS encoding formyl transferase: MAELSIMVLCGRAPRHLYVANRLCSTARVVAIVQEAGSHWTYKKILKLLRPDNLWRKVWRWLRDRKRYADGGEGKFFFGGAEPQLDRPELITEVPHINHPSVIELADRLRPDVIAVFGTSLIKGALLKRGSLGIVNLHGGLSPEYRGADCTFWALYNGEPEKIGCTLHFIDSGIDTGKLLAHICPEVHEGDNELTLFWRAVRDSAEVYAEVIGRLARNEALGAPQSGKGKLYQVKDRGWHHEQHLAQGLHNGLLKDIHLKKRVIWFTPTSSEKEQR, encoded by the coding sequence ATGGCTGAGCTTTCTATCATGGTGCTATGCGGGCGGGCACCGCGACATCTTTATGTCGCAAACCGGCTGTGCAGCACCGCACGGGTAGTAGCTATCGTACAGGAGGCAGGCAGCCACTGGACGTACAAAAAAATACTCAAACTACTACGTCCAGATAACTTATGGCGCAAAGTGTGGCGCTGGCTACGCGACCGCAAGCGTTACGCTGACGGTGGTGAAGGCAAGTTTTTCTTTGGTGGTGCCGAGCCGCAACTCGATAGACCCGAATTGATCACCGAAGTGCCACACATTAATCATCCAAGTGTAATCGAACTTGCCGATCGGCTACGGCCCGACGTAATTGCCGTATTCGGCACCTCGCTCATCAAAGGAGCGCTGCTTAAGCGTGGTTCTTTGGGCATCGTCAATCTGCATGGTGGCTTGTCGCCCGAATACCGCGGCGCAGATTGCACATTCTGGGCGCTTTATAACGGCGAACCGGAAAAAATCGGCTGTACGCTACACTTCATCGACAGCGGCATCGATACCGGCAAGCTGCTCGCCCATATTTGCCCCGAAGTGCATGAGGGCGACAACGAGCTCACGCTATTTTGGCGCGCTGTGCGCGATAGCGCCGAGGTTTATGCCGAGGTGATCGGGCGCCTCGCGCGAAACGAAGCACTGGGTGCTCCGCAATCAGGCAAGGGCAAGTTGTATCAGGTCAAGGATCGTGGCTGGCATCATGAGCAACACCTCGCACAAGGTTTACACAATGGCTTGCTCAAGGATATACATCTAAAGAAGCGCGTGATATGGTTTACTCCCACTTCCTCCGAGAAAGAACAGAGGTAA
- a CDS encoding MoaD/ThiS family protein produces the protein MKIEIVYFGKPRENLNISQETVDVPEESLTLTGLLAWLSLRGEIWAQEMNEDRVRCAVNQEFAGLARPLNENDEIAITAHYHGCSEFWIDDPRLRLNEPRFKQNPCF, from the coding sequence ATGAAAATTGAGATAGTGTATTTTGGCAAGCCGAGAGAAAATTTGAATATATCGCAGGAAACGGTAGATGTTCCAGAAGAATCGTTGACACTTACCGGCCTGCTTGCATGGTTAAGTTTGCGTGGAGAAATATGGGCACAAGAAATGAATGAAGATCGTGTGCGCTGCGCGGTTAATCAGGAGTTTGCGGGTCTGGCACGACCATTGAACGAAAATGACGAGATTGCCATCACGGCCCATTACCATGGCTGTTCAGAATTTTGGATTGATGATCCCCGCTTAAGGCTAAATGAGCCACGCTTTAAACAGAATCCATGTTTTTGA
- a CDS encoding prenyltransferase/squalene oxidase repeat-containing protein: MSLANLLALPFRYRPWRPRHMRLILNDIAAPAQPELDHAIHLAGAIDWLCRAQDIRDGHPDAGGVSAGWSFEDGWLPSYPETTGYIIETFLAASKELERPDLERRARCMIDWELSIQQNDGAFPGHFGEAGSRPVIFNTGQIMHGMLAGYLQLGRQECLAAAVKAGLWLVRQQDADGCWHRFEHNDVPHVYNTRGTWALVATGLIANEPELTQAARRNLDWALTQQTTSGWFYTNAFTPDKAPFTHTIAYAIRGFLESGILLDDARYLSAALAAARGMAQVQRADGWLAGTYTDNWIPRANYSCLTGVAQMSLNWTRLAQDGSAPEFRENARRAIGYVKRTQRLDDADEAARGGIAGSSPIWGDYSRFEYPNWAAKFFADALMMDMRDCVIPPVATRIAKPGEYPHG, encoded by the coding sequence ATGAGCCTTGCCAATTTGCTTGCACTGCCTTTCCGTTACCGTCCTTGGCGGCCGCGGCATATGCGTCTGATCCTCAATGACATTGCTGCACCAGCCCAACCCGAACTTGACCATGCGATCCATCTCGCGGGCGCAATCGACTGGCTCTGCCGTGCCCAAGACATCAGGGATGGCCACCCCGACGCAGGCGGTGTTTCGGCAGGATGGAGCTTCGAAGACGGCTGGCTGCCAAGCTATCCGGAAACCACAGGCTACATCATCGAAACCTTCCTCGCGGCGAGCAAGGAGCTGGAACGCCCTGATCTAGAGAGACGTGCCCGATGCATGATCGACTGGGAACTCTCCATACAGCAGAATGATGGCGCATTCCCCGGCCACTTCGGCGAAGCAGGCAGCCGCCCGGTGATTTTCAATACCGGTCAAATCATGCATGGAATGCTTGCCGGATATCTGCAACTGGGCCGCCAGGAATGCCTGGCTGCAGCGGTCAAGGCCGGTTTGTGGCTGGTCCGTCAGCAAGATGCCGATGGCTGCTGGCATCGATTCGAACACAATGATGTACCGCACGTGTACAACACCCGGGGCACCTGGGCACTAGTGGCTACGGGCCTGATCGCGAACGAGCCAGAACTAACCCAAGCGGCGCGACGCAATCTCGATTGGGCACTCACCCAGCAAACAACTTCCGGATGGTTTTACACCAACGCCTTTACTCCGGACAAAGCACCGTTTACTCATACCATCGCCTATGCGATTCGTGGTTTTTTGGAGAGTGGAATATTGCTGGACGATGCACGTTATCTTTCAGCTGCACTTGCCGCTGCTCGCGGCATGGCACAGGTGCAACGCGCCGATGGCTGGCTTGCCGGCACTTATACGGATAATTGGATACCACGCGCAAATTACAGCTGTCTCACAGGCGTAGCGCAAATGAGCCTCAATTGGACACGCCTGGCGCAAGATGGCAGCGCACCGGAATTTCGCGAGAACGCGCGCCGTGCAATCGGCTACGTAAAACGCACACAGCGTCTTGATGATGCTGACGAGGCGGCGCGGGGTGGTATCGCTGGTTCGTCGCCGATCTGGGGCGATTATTCTCGTTTCGAATATCCGAACTGGGCTGCAAAATTTTTTGCCGATGCGCTGATGATGGATATGCGAGATTGTGTGATTCCTCCCGTCGCTACACGAATCGCCAAGCCAGGGGAGTATCCACATGGCTGA
- a CDS encoding DUF1841 family protein: MFNPSRDEARMFLIDTWRKRRAGALLSPLEDLTAQLIEKHPEYYSILENPERYQDKDYTPEHGTTNPFLHLMMHLTIEEQISIDQPHGIRMHFQRLVAHHESEHSAQHRMMECLGEMIWQAQRNGTAPDGNVYLNCLEKQ, encoded by the coding sequence ATGTTCAACCCCAGCAGAGATGAAGCACGAATGTTTCTCATCGATACCTGGCGCAAGCGTCGCGCAGGAGCGCTACTCTCTCCACTGGAAGACCTCACTGCACAGCTCATCGAAAAGCATCCTGAATATTACTCTATACTGGAAAATCCGGAACGCTATCAAGATAAAGACTACACACCAGAACACGGCACAACTAACCCCTTCCTGCACCTGATGATGCACCTCACTATTGAGGAACAGATTTCCATCGACCAACCGCATGGCATCCGCATGCACTTTCAGCGTCTTGTTGCCCATCATGAATCAGAACACAGCGCTCAACATCGCATGATGGAATGCCTGGGTGAAATGATCTGGCAAGCACAACGTAACGGCACGGCACCCGATGGAAACGTATACCTGAATTGTCTGGAGAAACAATAG
- a CDS encoding MoaD/ThiS family protein: MKIELVYFGRPREHLKMSRETADVPAEASTLAGLLAWLRLRGDIWAQELADSRVRCAINQEFAGLPAAINESDEIAIFSPISGG, translated from the coding sequence ATGAAAATTGAATTAGTGTATTTTGGCCGGCCGAGAGAACATTTGAAGATGTCACGCGAAACTGCGGATGTGCCAGCAGAAGCGTCGACACTAGCAGGTCTTCTGGCATGGCTGCGTTTACGCGGAGATATATGGGCACAGGAGCTGGCAGACAGCCGTGTACGTTGCGCGATCAATCAAGAGTTTGCTGGTTTGCCTGCTGCCATTAATGAGAGTGACGAGATTGCCATTTTTTCGCCAATCTCTGGAGGTTGA